A genomic segment from Triticum dicoccoides isolate Atlit2015 ecotype Zavitan chromosome 1A, WEW_v2.0, whole genome shotgun sequence encodes:
- the LOC119268023 gene encoding E3 ubiquitin-protein ligase RZFP34-like — translation MDLGAEQHGCEHYTRRCRIRAPCCGEVFGCRHCHNQAKNSLEVDLLDRHEIPRHEISKVICSLCNKEQDVQQNCSGCGACMGKYFCEKCNFFDDDISKKQYHCDGCGICRTGGIDNFFHCEKCGCCYSNVLKDSHHCVERAMHHNCPVCFEYLFDSTMDISVLHCGHTIHLECLNEMRVHHHFSCPVCSRSACDMTDAWQKLDQEVAATPMPEFYQKKMVWILCNDCGATSSVRFHVLAQKCPGCSSYNTRETRGGPAIAACSRV, via the exons atggaTTTGGGAGCAGAGCAGCACGG CTGCGAGCATTACACGAGGAGGTGCAGGATACGGGCGCCCTGCTGCGGCGAGGTCTTCGGCTGCCGGCATTGCCATAACCAAGCTAAG AATTCGCTGGAGGTGGACCTCCTCGACCGGCACGAAATCCCCCGCCACGAAATCAGTAAG GTTATCTGCTCTCTCTGCAACAAAGAACAGGAT GTGCAACAGAACTGCTCCGGTTGCGGGGCATGCATGGGAAAATACTTCTGTGAAAAATGCAACTTCTTTGACGATGAT ATCTCAAAGAAGCAGTACCACTGCGATGGATGCGGCATCTGCAG AACTGGCGGCATAGACAACTTCTTCCACTGCGAAAAATGCG GGTGTTGCTACAGCAATGTTTTGAAGGACTCTCATCATTGTGTGGAACGAGCAATGCATCACAACTGCCCTGTCTGCTTCGAG TACCTATTTGACTCGACTATGGACATCAGCGTACTGCACTGCGGGCACACGATCCATTTGGAATGCCTGAACGAGATGAGGGTTCATCACCA CTTCTCGTGCCCGGTCTGCTCACGGTCGGCCTGCGACATGACCGATGCATGGCAGAAGCTCGACCAGGAGGTCGCCGCCACGCCGATGCCAGAGTTCTACCAGAAGAAGATG gtaTGGATCCTCTGCAACGACTGCGGGGCGACGTCGAGCGTGCGCTTCCACGTCCTGGCGCAAAAGTGTCCTGGGTGCAGCTCCTACAACACCAGGGAGACGAGGGGCGGCCCGGCTATAGCGGCGTGCTCCAGAGTCTGA